A single window of Thermovirga sp. DNA harbors:
- a CDS encoding DivIVA domain-containing protein, giving the protein MADLLTVLDIERINFSKAMRGYNPEQVEDFLEKVAESLQAYSERIKTLEVQLSRFDEQIREYTELKQSLQEALVLAQKSA; this is encoded by the coding sequence TTGGCAGATCTGTTGACCGTTCTTGATATCGAGAGGATCAATTTCAGCAAGGCCATGAGGGGCTATAACCCCGAGCAGGTCGAGGATTTCCTTGAAAAGGTAGCCGAAAGCCTGCAGGCTTACTCGGAAAGGATCAAGACCCTGGAAGTGCAGCTTTCAAGGTTTGATGAACAGATCAGGGAATACACAGAATTGAAGCAGTCCCTGCAGGAAGCCCTCGTCCTAGCGCAGAAGAGCGCCGA